One part of the [Pantoea] beijingensis genome encodes these proteins:
- a CDS encoding TOBE domain-containing protein: MTISARNQLTGIINNVTDGAVNDEIELTLSGGGKLVAVVTRTSKEALGLVHGKEAIALIKAPWVILASEDCGYKFSARNQFPGTVKTILEGAVNTTVHVQTDAGFSLTAVVTNEAAEEMALKAGSRLLALVKASSVMIAVKG; the protein is encoded by the coding sequence ATGACCATTTCAGCTCGTAATCAGTTAACCGGTATCATCAACAACGTTACGGACGGCGCGGTTAATGACGAAATAGAATTAACGCTAAGTGGTGGAGGCAAGTTGGTTGCTGTCGTCACGCGCACCAGTAAAGAAGCTCTTGGACTGGTCCATGGCAAAGAGGCTATTGCCCTCATTAAGGCTCCGTGGGTCATACTGGCAAGCGAAGACTGTGGTTATAAGTTCTCCGCCCGCAATCAGTTTCCAGGCACGGTTAAAACGATTCTGGAAGGCGCAGTTAATACCACCGTACATGTTCAAACCGATGCGGGTTTTTCGCTAACCGCAGTGGTAACAAATGAAGCCGCTGAGGAGATGGCCCTTAAAGCAGGGAGTCGTCTGCTGGCGCTGGTGAAAGCCTCTTCCGTAATGATCGCGGTTAAAGGTTAA
- a CDS encoding DNA polymerase III subunit psi, whose translation MSSRRDWLLQQMGITQYTLRRPRALQGEIALALPTDTRLLIVASVPPSTEDPLVSDVLRSLTLAPHEVVILTPDRLAMLPEERQCASWLLGVDETIAIKGVQLSSPALDELYHNADAKRALWQQICEYESDFFTHIERS comes from the coding sequence ATGTCTTCCAGACGCGACTGGTTACTACAGCAAATGGGGATTACGCAGTATACGCTGCGGCGCCCGCGTGCTCTGCAGGGAGAAATTGCGCTCGCTTTGCCTACTGACACGCGACTGCTGATTGTGGCGTCAGTTCCCCCTTCTACCGAAGACCCGCTGGTGAGCGATGTATTGCGTTCGCTGACGCTTGCGCCACATGAGGTGGTGATCCTGACGCCGGACAGGCTTGCGATGCTGCCGGAAGAGCGTCAATGCGCCAGCTGGCTGCTTGGCGTTGATGAGACGATTGCCATAAAAGGCGTTCAATTGTCGTCCCCTGCTCTTGATGAGCTTTACCATAATGCCGATGCCAAACGTGCACTCTGGCAGCAGATTTGTGAATATGAATCAGATTTCTTTACTCACATCGAACGATCTTAA
- the rsmC gene encoding 16S rRNA (guanine(1207)-N(2))-methyltransferase RsmC codes for MSAFTPASEVILRHSDEFIERRVLFAGDLQDDLPAQLETALSKAHTQQYHHWQILSRTMGEHAYYGLVTTAAMAAECDTLIYYWPKNKPEALFQLQNLLSLLPIGSDVFVVGENRSGVRSAEQMIDEWATLTKIDSARRCGFYHGRLDKQPEFNAEDFWDEYAVDGLTIKTLPGVFSRDGLDVGTGLLLSTLNPHMKGKVLDVGCGAGVLSALLATRSPKVRLWLTDVNAAAIEASKATLAANQLEGEVFASNVYSDVTNRFDMIISNPPFHDGVQTSLDAAQTLIRGAAKHLNIGGELRIVANAFLPYPNVLDETFGSHEVLLQNGRFKVYRAIMGRGAKAKR; via the coding sequence ATGTCCGCTTTTACCCCGGCCAGTGAAGTGATTCTGCGCCACAGTGATGAATTTATTGAACGCCGCGTGTTATTCGCTGGTGACCTGCAGGACGACCTGCCCGCTCAACTGGAGACCGCGCTCAGTAAGGCTCATACCCAGCAATATCATCACTGGCAGATCCTCAGCCGGACGATGGGTGAACATGCATATTATGGATTGGTCACGACCGCAGCAATGGCTGCAGAATGTGACACCTTAATTTACTACTGGCCAAAAAATAAACCAGAAGCCCTGTTCCAGTTACAAAACCTGCTTTCATTATTACCGATTGGCAGCGATGTTTTTGTCGTGGGCGAAAACCGCAGTGGTGTGCGTAGCGCTGAACAGATGATTGATGAATGGGCTACCCTCACTAAAATCGATAGTGCGCGTCGCTGCGGTTTCTATCATGGCCGTCTGGATAAACAGCCTGAGTTTAACGCCGAAGATTTCTGGGATGAATATGCCGTAGATGGACTTACCATCAAAACATTACCGGGCGTGTTTAGCCGCGACGGCCTGGATGTTGGTACCGGGCTGCTGCTCTCTACCCTGAATCCACATATGAAAGGGAAAGTACTGGATGTTGGCTGTGGTGCAGGCGTACTTTCCGCGCTGCTCGCTACGCGATCCCCCAAGGTGCGCCTGTGGCTCACTGATGTGAATGCGGCGGCGATTGAAGCCAGTAAAGCGACGCTGGCGGCAAACCAACTGGAAGGCGAGGTCTTTGCCAGTAACGTCTATTCCGACGTGACTAACCGCTTCGATATGATTATCTCTAATCCACCGTTCCATGACGGAGTACAAACCAGTCTTGATGCCGCGCAAACACTGATCCGTGGCGCAGCGAAGCATCTGAATATCGGGGGAGAACTGCGCATCGTCGCAAACGCGTTCCTGCCCTATCCTAACGTGCTGGATGAAACCTTTGGCAGCCATGAAGTGCTGCTACAAAACGGTCGTTTTAAAGTGTACCGCGCAATAATGGGACGCGGCGCCAAAGCCAAACGTTAA
- the rimI gene encoding ribosomal protein S18-alanine N-acetyltransferase: MNQISLLTSNDLNCAFAIEQRSHAFPWTEKTFASNQGERYLNFRLDVDGVMAAFAITQIVLDEATLFNIAVDPVFQRRGLGRELLQHLIDVLLQRGIVTLWLEVRASNTGAIALYEALDFNEVSLRRNYYPTVSGREDAIIMALTL, translated from the coding sequence ATGAATCAGATTTCTTTACTCACATCGAACGATCTTAATTGTGCATTTGCGATTGAGCAGCGCAGCCATGCTTTTCCCTGGACGGAAAAAACGTTTGCCAGCAATCAGGGGGAACGTTATCTCAACTTCCGACTTGATGTTGATGGTGTCATGGCGGCGTTTGCTATTACGCAGATAGTGCTTGATGAAGCCACCCTGTTTAATATTGCGGTCGATCCTGTTTTTCAACGTCGTGGCTTAGGACGTGAACTTCTGCAGCATCTTATTGATGTCTTATTGCAACGCGGTATTGTCACCTTATGGCTGGAGGTCCGCGCCTCCAATACCGGGGCGATTGCGCTTTATGAGGCGCTGGATTTCAATGAAGTCTCGCTACGACGTAATTATTATCCGACCGTTTCCGGGCGTGAGGATGCGATTATTATGGCGCTAACACTATAA
- a CDS encoding DUF1435 domain-containing protein, translating into MTIKQLDSAWGVLLPCALIPLIVSLELTFLQWRVLIAVALLATIGMLYHKRLRHYLLLPSCIAVAGGLVAASLHFTAH; encoded by the coding sequence ATGACGATCAAACAGCTGGATAGTGCCTGGGGCGTGTTGCTGCCCTGTGCTTTGATACCGCTGATAGTGTCGCTGGAGTTAACTTTTTTACAGTGGCGAGTATTAATAGCGGTCGCGCTGCTGGCAACCATTGGTATGTTGTACCACAAGCGATTACGCCATTACTTATTACTGCCATCATGCATTGCAGTCGCAGGAGGATTAGTGGCGGCTTCATTACATTTTACCGCGCATTAG
- the yjjG gene encoding pyrimidine 5'-nucleotidase, whose protein sequence is MLKNWDWILFDADDTLFHFDAFAGLQRLFLSYDVQFTAEDFDDYQALNKPLWVDYQNGAITALQLQLQRFARWGEKLNVEPATLNRGFLEAMAHVCQPLDGALELLEMLKGQVKIGIITNGFTALQHARLERTGFLGYFDLLVISEQVGYAKPHPAIFDYALERMGHPSRDRVMMIGDNPDSDILGGINAGIATCWLNVDERPAPEGITPTWQVKSLHQLRALISA, encoded by the coding sequence ATGTTGAAAAATTGGGACTGGATCTTATTTGACGCTGACGACACGCTCTTTCATTTTGATGCTTTTGCCGGCTTGCAGCGCCTTTTTCTGAGTTATGACGTGCAGTTTACGGCTGAAGATTTCGATGATTATCAGGCGCTGAATAAACCATTATGGGTAGATTACCAGAATGGCGCCATCACGGCACTACAGCTGCAGCTTCAACGTTTTGCGCGTTGGGGCGAAAAATTAAACGTGGAGCCCGCGACGTTAAACCGTGGTTTTTTGGAGGCGATGGCACACGTCTGCCAGCCACTGGATGGCGCGCTTGAGCTGCTTGAAATGCTTAAAGGCCAGGTCAAAATAGGGATCATCACCAATGGTTTTACCGCATTACAGCACGCCCGACTGGAGCGTACCGGGTTTCTTGGCTATTTTGATTTACTGGTGATCTCAGAGCAGGTGGGGTATGCAAAACCTCATCCCGCTATTTTTGATTATGCGCTGGAACGTATGGGACACCCCTCGCGTGATCGCGTGATGATGATCGGGGATAACCCTGATTCGGATATCCTTGGTGGGATAAATGCGGGGATCGCTACCTGCTGGCTCAACGTCGATGAGCGTCCTGCGCCAGAAGGTATTACACCCACCTGGCAGGTAAAAAGCTTGCACCAACTGCGGGCTCTTATTTCTGCTTAG
- a CDS encoding MBL fold metallo-hydrolase — MMKKLIMSGLLAACYSSFALADTTAADIPAFKTFQLDKLQITALHDKENYIPNDAKVFGVDVGEKAVADVLSRAGAPTDRIRLSIDGLLIKDGQKNVLIDTGLGPAAQGQLVPNLEKAGYRPEQITDVLITHVHIDHISGLVTADGKQAFTKATVRISAPDWAWLQTQPEMATLVKIIQPQVKTFTPGDQMLPGIKSVPLQGHTPGHVGYQITSGKARLLDIGDSAHSSIISLVKPEWAIDYDTDRAKGMASRKALLAKLAADHELIFSPHFPFPGVGYIVAKGDHYAFQAAE; from the coding sequence ATGATGAAAAAACTGATTATGTCGGGTCTTCTTGCGGCCTGCTACTCCTCCTTCGCCCTGGCAGATACTACAGCGGCCGATATCCCGGCATTCAAAACCTTTCAACTGGATAAGCTTCAGATTACGGCACTCCATGATAAGGAAAACTATATTCCTAATGATGCCAAAGTGTTTGGCGTGGACGTGGGAGAAAAGGCGGTAGCAGATGTCTTATCGCGTGCTGGCGCACCGACAGATCGCATTAGGCTCAGCATTGATGGTTTGCTGATAAAAGACGGTCAGAAAAACGTTCTGATCGATACCGGGCTGGGTCCTGCCGCTCAAGGCCAACTGGTTCCAAACCTGGAAAAAGCGGGCTACCGACCTGAGCAGATAACGGATGTACTGATCACCCACGTTCACATCGACCATATTAGCGGGCTGGTGACGGCAGATGGCAAGCAAGCCTTTACCAAAGCCACGGTGCGAATCTCCGCTCCGGATTGGGCGTGGCTTCAGACACAGCCCGAAATGGCTACGTTGGTGAAAATTATTCAGCCACAGGTTAAAACCTTCACACCAGGCGACCAAATGCTGCCAGGCATCAAATCGGTTCCCCTGCAGGGCCACACTCCAGGCCATGTTGGCTACCAGATTACTTCTGGCAAAGCGCGCCTGTTAGATATTGGTGATTCAGCGCATAGCTCCATCATTTCCCTTGTGAAACCAGAATGGGCGATTGATTATGATACCGATCGCGCTAAGGGAATGGCTAGCCGTAAAGCGCTGCTGGCAAAACTGGCAGCGGACCATGAGCTAATTTTTTCCCCTCATTTCCCTTTCCCGGGTGTGGGCTATATTGTGGCTAAAGGCGACCATTACGCTTTCCAGGCTGCAGAGTAA